In a single window of the Arachis hypogaea cultivar Tifrunner chromosome 6, arahy.Tifrunner.gnm2.J5K5, whole genome shotgun sequence genome:
- the LOC112697045 gene encoding WD repeat-containing protein LWD1, whose amino-acid sequence MGASSDPTQDGSDEQQKRSEIYTYEAPWHIYAMNWSVRRDKKYRLAIASLLEQYPNKVEIVQLDDSTGEIRSDPALSFEHPYPPTKAIFIPDKDCSRPDLLATSSDFLRVWRLPDSTNSDDAATTTANNNGNGSRGVGGGVELKSLLNGNKNSEFCGPLTSFDWNEAEPRRIGTSSIDTTCTIWDIEKEAVDTQLIAHDKEVYDIAWGGVGVFASVSADGSVRVFDLRDKEHSTIIYESSEPDTPLVRLGWNKQDPRYMATIIMDSAKVVVLDIRFPTLPVVELQRHQASVNAIAWAPHSSCHICTAGDDSQALIWDLSSMGQPVEGGLDPILAYTAGAEIEQLQWSSSQPDWVAIAFSTKLQILRV is encoded by the exons ATGGGCGCGAGCAGTGACCCGACCCAAGACGGTTCCGACGAGCAGCAAAAGCGTTCGGAGATCTACACCTACGAAGCTCCATGGCACATCTACGCCATGAACTGGAGCGTCCGCCGCGACAAGAAGTACCGCCTCGCCATCGCTTCTTTACTGGAACAGTACCCTAACAAGGTCGAGATCGTCCAGCTCGACGACTCCACCGGCGAGATCCGTTCCGATCCCGCCCTCTCCTTCGAGCACCCCTACCCTCCCACCAAAGCCATCTTCATCCCCGACAAGGACTGCTCCCGCCCCGACCTCCTCGCCACCTCCTCCGACTTCCTCCGCGTCTGGCGCCTCCCTGACTCCACCAACTCCGATGACgccgccaccaccaccgccaACAACAACGGCAATGGCTCCCGCGGCGTTGGCGGCGGGGTTGAGCTTAAGAGTCTCCTGAACGGGAACAAGAACAGCGAGTTCTGCGGGCCGCTGACGTCATTCGATTGGAACGAGGCGGAGCCACGGCGGATCGGGACGTCGAGCATTGACACGACGTGCACgatttgggatattgagaaggaGGCTGTGGATACGCAGCTTATTGCGCATGATAAGGAGGTTTATGATATTGCCTGGGGTGGTGTTGGGGTTTTCGCTTCCGTTTCTGCTGATGGTTCTGTTAGGGTTTTTGATCTTCGCGATAAGGAGCATTCCACCATTATTTACGAGAGCTCTGAGCCTGATACTCCCTTGGTTCGCCTCGGCTGGAACAAGCAGGATCCTAG GTACATGGCTACCATCATAATGGATAGTGCCAAGGTTGTGGTGCTTGATATTCGTTTTCCGACACTTCCAGTTGTCGAGTTGCAGAGGCACCAGGCAAGTGTGAATGCCATTGCTTGGGCACCACATAGTTCTTGCCATATCTGTACAGCTGGGGATGATTCACAGGCTTTGATTTGGGACCTTTCTTCGATGGGTCAGCCTGTGGAGGGTGGTTTGGACCCGATTCTTGCGTACACGGCTGGTGCAGAGATTGAGCAGCTTCAGTGGTCATCTTCTCAGCCAGATTGGGTTGCCATTGCTTTCTCCACAAAGCTTCAGATTCTGAGGGTCTGA
- the LOC112697046 gene encoding uncharacterized protein isoform X4 has protein sequence MSKDVVLKIELKVSTNCCEGCKKKINKVLGSMEGVVKTDIDPFHPKVTVLGNLNPKDLIKKLQKAGKHAALSSYEELKEEKEDTTREKEKENANNDCDIRIEKTNKDTIEVVEDGKGDKDPDMSTITASNNQDLHHVKVYPNMNLYRHVKTHPRKFCYIAQPYYYVAASYPDDDEEESCHFQEPRFQPPLERPRVRAEDYFSDDNTMGCHVM, from the exons ATGTCAAAGGATGTGGTCTTAAAG ATCGAATTGAAGGTGTCTACCAACTGCTGCGAAGGATGTAAGAAGAAGATTAATAAGGTTTTAGGAAGCATGGAAG GTGTTGTGAAAACAGATATAGACCCATTTCATCCCAAAGTAACAGTTTTAGGAAACTTGAATCCAAAAGATTTGATCAAAAAGCTTCAAAAAGCTGGAAAACATGCAGCACTCAGTAGCTATGAGGAACTTAAAGAAGAAAAGGAGGACACaacaagagagaaagaaaaagaaaacgctaACAATGATTGTGACATTAGAATTGAGAAAACAAACAAAGATACCATAGAAGTAGTTGAGGATGGAAAAGGTGACAAGGATCCTGACATGTCTACCATAACCGCTTCTAATAATCAAGATTTGCATCATGTTAAGGTTTATCCAAACATGAATTTATATAGGCATGTGAAAACTCATCCTCGGAAATTTTGTTACATAGCGCAGCCATATTATTATGTAGCTGCTTCAtaccctgatgatgatgaagaagaatctTGCCACTTTCAAGAGCCAAGATTTCAGCCACCATTGGAGAGACCAAGGGTGAGAGCAGAGGATTACTTTAGCGATGACAATACCATGGGTTGCCATGTAATGTGA
- the LOC112697046 gene encoding uncharacterized protein isoform X3 has translation MSKDVVLKKIELKVSTNCCEGCKKKINKVLGSMEGVVKTDIDPFHPKVTVLGNLNPKDLIKKLQKAGKHAALSSYEELKEEKEDTTREKEKENANNDCDIRIEKTNKDTIEVVEDGKGDKDPDMSTITASNNQDLHHVKVYPNMNLYRHVKTHPRKFCYIAQPYYYVAASYPDDDEEESCHFQEPRFQPPLERPRVRAEDYFSDDNTMGCHVM, from the exons ATGTCAAAGGATGTGGTCTTAAAG AAGATCGAATTGAAGGTGTCTACCAACTGCTGCGAAGGATGTAAGAAGAAGATTAATAAGGTTTTAGGAAGCATGGAAG GTGTTGTGAAAACAGATATAGACCCATTTCATCCCAAAGTAACAGTTTTAGGAAACTTGAATCCAAAAGATTTGATCAAAAAGCTTCAAAAAGCTGGAAAACATGCAGCACTCAGTAGCTATGAGGAACTTAAAGAAGAAAAGGAGGACACaacaagagagaaagaaaaagaaaacgctaACAATGATTGTGACATTAGAATTGAGAAAACAAACAAAGATACCATAGAAGTAGTTGAGGATGGAAAAGGTGACAAGGATCCTGACATGTCTACCATAACCGCTTCTAATAATCAAGATTTGCATCATGTTAAGGTTTATCCAAACATGAATTTATATAGGCATGTGAAAACTCATCCTCGGAAATTTTGTTACATAGCGCAGCCATATTATTATGTAGCTGCTTCAtaccctgatgatgatgaagaagaatctTGCCACTTTCAAGAGCCAAGATTTCAGCCACCATTGGAGAGACCAAGGGTGAGAGCAGAGGATTACTTTAGCGATGACAATACCATGGGTTGCCATGTAATGTGA
- the LOC112697046 gene encoding uncharacterized protein isoform X1, whose product MSKDVVLKKIELKVSTNCCEGCKKKINKVLGSMEDHYGMAGVVKTDIDPFHPKVTVLGNLNPKDLIKKLQKAGKHAALSSYEELKEEKEDTTREKEKENANNDCDIRIEKTNKDTIEVVEDGKGDKDPDMSTITASNNQDLHHVKVYPNMNLYRHVKTHPRKFCYIAQPYYYVAASYPDDDEEESCHFQEPRFQPPLERPRVRAEDYFSDDNTMGCHVM is encoded by the exons ATGTCAAAGGATGTGGTCTTAAAG AAGATCGAATTGAAGGTGTCTACCAACTGCTGCGAAGGATGTAAGAAGAAGATTAATAAGGTTTTAGGAAGCATGGAAG ATCACTATGGTATGGCAGGTGTTGTGAAAACAGATATAGACCCATTTCATCCCAAAGTAACAGTTTTAGGAAACTTGAATCCAAAAGATTTGATCAAAAAGCTTCAAAAAGCTGGAAAACATGCAGCACTCAGTAGCTATGAGGAACTTAAAGAAGAAAAGGAGGACACaacaagagagaaagaaaaagaaaacgctaACAATGATTGTGACATTAGAATTGAGAAAACAAACAAAGATACCATAGAAGTAGTTGAGGATGGAAAAGGTGACAAGGATCCTGACATGTCTACCATAACCGCTTCTAATAATCAAGATTTGCATCATGTTAAGGTTTATCCAAACATGAATTTATATAGGCATGTGAAAACTCATCCTCGGAAATTTTGTTACATAGCGCAGCCATATTATTATGTAGCTGCTTCAtaccctgatgatgatgaagaagaatctTGCCACTTTCAAGAGCCAAGATTTCAGCCACCATTGGAGAGACCAAGGGTGAGAGCAGAGGATTACTTTAGCGATGACAATACCATGGGTTGCCATGTAATGTGA
- the LOC112697046 gene encoding uncharacterized protein isoform X2, translating into MSKDVVLKIELKVSTNCCEGCKKKINKVLGSMEDHYGMAGVVKTDIDPFHPKVTVLGNLNPKDLIKKLQKAGKHAALSSYEELKEEKEDTTREKEKENANNDCDIRIEKTNKDTIEVVEDGKGDKDPDMSTITASNNQDLHHVKVYPNMNLYRHVKTHPRKFCYIAQPYYYVAASYPDDDEEESCHFQEPRFQPPLERPRVRAEDYFSDDNTMGCHVM; encoded by the exons ATGTCAAAGGATGTGGTCTTAAAG ATCGAATTGAAGGTGTCTACCAACTGCTGCGAAGGATGTAAGAAGAAGATTAATAAGGTTTTAGGAAGCATGGAAG ATCACTATGGTATGGCAGGTGTTGTGAAAACAGATATAGACCCATTTCATCCCAAAGTAACAGTTTTAGGAAACTTGAATCCAAAAGATTTGATCAAAAAGCTTCAAAAAGCTGGAAAACATGCAGCACTCAGTAGCTATGAGGAACTTAAAGAAGAAAAGGAGGACACaacaagagagaaagaaaaagaaaacgctaACAATGATTGTGACATTAGAATTGAGAAAACAAACAAAGATACCATAGAAGTAGTTGAGGATGGAAAAGGTGACAAGGATCCTGACATGTCTACCATAACCGCTTCTAATAATCAAGATTTGCATCATGTTAAGGTTTATCCAAACATGAATTTATATAGGCATGTGAAAACTCATCCTCGGAAATTTTGTTACATAGCGCAGCCATATTATTATGTAGCTGCTTCAtaccctgatgatgatgaagaagaatctTGCCACTTTCAAGAGCCAAGATTTCAGCCACCATTGGAGAGACCAAGGGTGAGAGCAGAGGATTACTTTAGCGATGACAATACCATGGGTTGCCATGTAATGTGA